The following proteins are encoded in a genomic region of Arachis stenosperma cultivar V10309 chromosome 4, arast.V10309.gnm1.PFL2, whole genome shotgun sequence:
- the LOC130973699 gene encoding uncharacterized protein LOC130973699: MASMIPLQTIIPSITKIPFAGSNGNGNGSLAFSTGGRIHHEKKIKNKIGSSVVVSAVGDLAADSTTYLVAGAIAVALVGTAFPIVFSRKDTCPECDGAGFVRKAGATLRANAARKDQAQIVCARCNGLGKLNQIDK; the protein is encoded by the exons ATGGCATCGATGATTCCCTTGCAAACCATAATTCCCAGCATTACTAAGATCCCATTTGCAGGATCAAATGGAAATGGAAATGGTAGTTTAGCATTTAGCACCggtggaaggattcatcatgaGAAGAAGATCAAGAATAAAATTGGATCTTCAGTTGTGGTTTCTGCAGTTGGAGACTTAGCAGCAGATAGCACCACTTACCTTGTTGCTGGTGCCATTGCTGTCGCACTTGTTGGAACTGCTTTCCCCATCGTCTTCTCTCGCAAAGACAC ATGTCCAGAATGTGATGGAGCAGGGTTTGTTAGGAAGGCTGGAGCAACATTGAGAGCAAATGCAGCACGTAAGGATCAAGCCCAAATTGTTTGTGCTCGCTGCAATGGTTTGGGCAAACTCAACCAAATTGACAAATAG